Proteins from a genomic interval of Neodiprion lecontei isolate iyNeoLeco1 chromosome 2, iyNeoLeco1.1, whole genome shotgun sequence:
- the LOC107217791 gene encoding serine/threonine-protein kinase RIO1 produces MASLDEGQFSDADEETIEKTKCGKPMIIHELTVTVGQLQIDIEDNTEYDSEDDSYDWDVDARGNYQLKNNSRSNGTANSQMASNKVSNYQPTDKLFRRYSNKINVEKYEGPSLPNHAANLLIESNKRTENERIRTKDKHDRATAEQVMDPRTRMILFKLLNRGIIAEINGCISTGKEANVYHATSKTGIEFAIKIYKTSILVFKDRDKYVSGGFRFRHGYCRHNPRKMVRTWAEKEMRNLLRLSQAGVCAPKPILLRSHVLLMDFIGNDGWPAPKLKDVEINSSKARSLYRECVVMMWRIYNKCKLVHADLSEFNLLYHKGEIVVIDVSQSVEHDHPHAYEFLRKDCTNITEFFKKHGVAVMTMKELFDFITDPNIVEDTMDEYLDVLAEQVMLRESEEMDPNSQMEEQVFKQTYIPQRLNEVINIDKDISEANTGEQNLLRKTVYGLSIDLPKATTVTSKIISTKSHDDSHTEESGEDVSESDSESQNNDESKFVNSARPRDESPDSKKARKKAIKEQQAENRKKKTKKHIKKRKEKMVRKK; encoded by the exons ATGGCATCACTGGACGAAGGCCAATTTAGCGATGCCGATGAAGAAAcgat agaaaaaacgaaatgtGGAAAACCAATGATCATTCACGAATTGACCGTCACAGTAGGACAATTGCAAATAGACATCGAAGACAACACAGAATATGACTCTGAAGACGATTCATACGATTGGGATGTAGATGCTAGAGGCAATTACCAGTTGAAGAACAATAGTCGTTCAAATGGAACGGCCAACAGTCAGATGGCAAGCAATAAAGTTTCCAACTACCAGCCTactgataaattatttcgacgTTACtccaataaaataaatgttgaaaaatatgaggGACCCAGTTTGCCCAATCATGCGGCTAATTTACTTATCGAAAGTAACAAACGCACTGAAAATGAACGGATAAGAACAAAAGACAAACATGACAGAGCAACGGCTGAGCAAGTTATGGATCCTCGCACACgtatgattttattcaaactaCTCAACAGAGGTATAATCGCTGAAATCAATGGTTGTATTTCAACGGGAAAAGAAGCTAATGTTTATCATGCCACCTCTAAAACTGGTATTGAATTCGCGATAAAAATCTACAAAACATCAATACTAGTGTTTAAGGATAGAGACAAGTATGTAAGCGGTGGATTTCGTTTCCGTCACGGTTACTGTCGTCACAATCCACGTAAAATGGTTCGCACTTGGGCAGAGAAAGAAATGCGGAATTTATTGAGGCTCAGTCAGGCAGGAGTATGTGCTCCGAAACCAATTTTGTTGCGCAGCCATGTTCTCCTGATGGACTTCATAGGTAACGATGGATGGCCAGCACCAAAGTTGAAAGacgttgaaataaattcttcaaaGGCCCGCTCGCTTTACAGAGAATGTGTTGTGATGATGTGGAGAATATACAATAAATGTAAATTGGTTCATGCTGATTTAAGCGAATTTAATTTACTCTATCACAAAGGAGAGATTGTTGTCATAGATGTATCTCAATCAGTTGAACATGATCATCCTCATGCGTATGAATTTCTCCGAAAAGACTGCACTAACATCACAG AATTCTTCAAGAAACATGGAGTTGCAGTTATGACGATGAAGGAATTATTTGACTTCATCACAGATCCTAATATAGTGGAAGATACGATGGATGAGTACTTGGATGTGTTAGCAGAACAAGTTATGCTAAGAGAATCAGAGGAAATGGATCCCAACAGTCAAATGGAAGAACAAGTGTTTAAACAAACATATATACCTCAGAGGCTCAATGAG GTTATTAACATTGACAAAGATATATCTGAGGCTAATACCGGAGAGCAAAATTTGTTAAGGAAAACCGTGTATGGACTGAGCATTGATTTACCCAAAGCAACAACTGTCAcctcaaaaattatttcaaccaAAAGTCACGACGACAGCCATACCGAAGAAAGCGGAGAGGATGTATCTGAATCTGATTCAGAGTCACAAAATAACGATGAATCGAAATTTGTCAATTCAGCTCGACCACGAGACGAAAGTCCTGACAGCAAGAAG GCACGAAAAAAAGCTATCAAAGAACAACAAGCAGAAAATCGTAAGAAGAAAACCAAGAAgcacataaaaaaaagaaaagaaaagatggTGAGAAAGAAATAG